The window CGCTGGCGATTTCATCGGTGCCGATTACACGAATACGATCATCTTCGGTGGAAATTGCGGCACCGGTCAAGCTCAGCTTATGAATAACCGCTTTCAGATGGTGCGGATTGCAATCCAAAAGGGTCACATCGCCTGCGGTCAAAGCGGCCGCAACCATGAACGTGCCGGCCTCGATGCGGTCGGGGATGACCCTGATGGAAACCGGCCGAAGCGCGGCGACGCCCTGGATGGTGACAACCGCGGTGCCGGCGCCTTCTATTTTGGCACCCATTTGATTCAAGGCATCCGCAAGGGCCACAACTTCCGGCTCGCGGGCCGCATTCCGCAGCACGGTGGTGCCTTCGGCCAGGACTGCTGCCATCATCAGGTTTTCGGTGCCGGTGACGGTGACAATATCGAAAAAAATTTCGTTCCCGATGAGACGGTCGGCTGAAGCTTCGACGTAGCCGTGTTCAAGTTCGATCGCGGCACCGAGACGCTCCAGCCCTTTGAGATGCAGATTTATCGGACGTGCGCCGATGGCACATCCGCCGGGCAGGGAAACCCGCGCTTTTTTGAATCTTGCCACCAGTGGGCCCAGCACCAGGATCGATGCCCGCATTTTGCGAACCAGCTCGTAAGGGGCCTCGTGATTGCAAAGACCGGCTGTATTGATTCTGACGGTATCGTTGTCGGTTTCTATCTCGGCCCCAAGATGGCTCAACAACTGTTTGGCGCTCTCGATGTCTTTCAGATCCGGAACATTGGTATAGGTGTTCCAGCCTTCGGCCAGCAGGGCGGAAACCAGGATGGGAAGTGCGGCATTTTTAGCGCCGCTGATTCTTACCCGGCCATTCAGGGGGCGGCCACCTTCAATAACGATTTTGTCCATGTTCAAAAAGCCTGTAAGTTGTTATCAAAATTCTGAAAATTGACAAGTTCAAAGTGCCTTAAGTGAGCTAAAGTGCCTTAAGTTATGGAGTCGCTACGCTCCACTAATTTTATATAATTGACAGAATTCCTTAACTTTAGCGCACTTCAAACTTAAGGCACTTTTAAGAGCCTTTGGCAAAGCCGGTTAACTCTGACCTGACCCAGAGGGCCATGCTTTTCAGGACAAAGCAAAAGGAACATATTGAATCCGGGTTCATCCTGTCAAATAAAAAAGCGCTTTC is drawn from Candidatus Desulfatibia profunda and contains these coding sequences:
- the murA gene encoding UDP-N-acetylglucosamine 1-carboxyvinyltransferase, whose protein sequence is MDKIVIEGGRPLNGRVRISGAKNAALPILVSALLAEGWNTYTNVPDLKDIESAKQLLSHLGAEIETDNDTVRINTAGLCNHEAPYELVRKMRASILVLGPLVARFKKARVSLPGGCAIGARPINLHLKGLERLGAAIELEHGYVEASADRLIGNEIFFDIVTVTGTENLMMAAVLAEGTTVLRNAAREPEVVALADALNQMGAKIEGAGTAVVTIQGVAALRPVSIRVIPDRIEAGTFMVAAALTAGDVTLLDCNPHHLKAVIHKLSLTGAAISTEDDRIRVIGTDEIASVDVKTLPYPGFPTDMQAQFMVLMSVAKGASIISETIFENRFIHVGELKRMGADITVTGNSALVKGVPYLSGAPVMATDLRASASLVLAGLIAKNTTEVLRVYHLDRGYEALENKFAELGAAIKRVKS